GCGGCGGTGTCGGAATTCCCGATGTCTCCTCAGGTGCATTGGCCGGTCCGTATTACCGATGTCACGGCTAAGAGCGTCAAGGTTCGCGGACTTCATGACGGTACCACCGTGGCTATCATGCTGGAGTATAGCGATCCATCTGAAGATCCTGATGATGCGGCAGCGCTGGAATTCATGGTCGGCGATACCAAGGCCCATTTCGCCCACGGCCAGCCGATGGCCCAGGTAGAGGGTGGCCCGGTCAATATCTGGTATTGGAAGAACAAGGACGGTAAGGGCGCAGACCTGGGAGCCAAAGGTTTCGGCACGTTGAAACCGCACGGACATCAGGATGTCAAAGCCAAAGGCGTCTACCAGGGCGGGGTCTGGAAAGTAGTCTTCTCTCGTGCCTTAAGCACCGAGCATGTGGCTGAGGATACGCAATTCCAACCCGGGCAGTTCGCCAGCATCGCGTTTGCCGTCTGGGACGGTAAGAAGATGGAGACCGGGCAGCCGAAGGAAAAGGGGTCTGAAAAGGCCATTTCATCCTGGTGGTACTTCCGGGCCGATGCGCCGCCGGACTATTCGCCGTACATGTATGCATTACTCGCGGTGGCCTTAGCGTTGGGCTTTGAGTTGGTCCTCGTGAGACGTTTAAAGAAAGGGTCGTGAGCATGAGGGCGTGGCGAAGAATACGCGTAGTTGGAACGGTCGCAGTGGTCGTCGGACTCTCGGGCCTCATTGGATCCGGGGGTTGTTCGATGTTTCAAAACGAACAATCCGCGAAGGGCAAGAAGCTCTACGCGCACTATTGCATGCACTGCCACGGTGAGAATGGAAGACAGAATGAGGGCTTCAATTGGTCCTCAATGACCGACCCGAAACCGAAGGATTTGTCCAATAAATCTGAAATGGGCACATTCAAAGACGAAGATATCTTCGCCACGATCTCGCGCGATATGAAGGATACGAGCCCGAACGGCGACAAGATCGGTGACGATGAGTTTGCCGTGCCGACTATGCCGACCTTCAAGTACACGCTGTCAGAGGAAGAAATCTGGGGCATCGTCGGCTATGTGCGCTCCTTGCATGGCAAGAAATTGGAATTTAACGTCGAGGGTCGGAAGAAGGAGCTCCAAGACGCCCTGCAGGCCGCTGACCAAAAGTATAAAGAGGCGGAGCGTTTAGAACAGGAAGCCGAGAAGAAAGCCAGTGACGAGGCCGACAAGAAGGGCGTGGAAGTCGACGACAACGCCTATGCCAAAGAAATGCAGGCGATGGGCCAGGCCAAAAAGGAACTGGACCTAGCGACGGCAGCCGTGGCGAATTTCACCACCCGGCCGGGAAAGGGCGTCAATATTGCCCGTCCAGACCTCAACATGAAGCCGGATGCGGCCGCGAAACTGGTGGAAGTCGGCAAGCAGATTTATGTGACCAAGTATGGCTGTAACGGATGCCACAAGATCGGCGACGAGGGTGGAAAAGTTGGTCCTGCGTTGGATCGTGCCGGATACCGTTTGAATCCAACCTGGGTCTACCGGTGGCTGCGCAACCCGCAAGCCATGAAGCCTGATACGCGCATGCCGAGCTTGGGATTGAATGATGCGGATGCGAAGGCTGTGGCGCTCTATTTGAAAACACTCCGCGCTCCGAAGCCCGATCAGCCACTCGGAAAAGTGGGCGAATAGCCGACTAGGGAGTGTGACTCAGGGTCCCGATCCAGATACCGACGAGGATTGCTACGCCTGAATAGACATGCTGTTTAA
The sequence above is a segment of the Nitrospira sp. genome. Coding sequences within it:
- a CDS encoding c-type cytochrome, with amino-acid sequence MRAWRRIRVVGTVAVVVGLSGLIGSGGCSMFQNEQSAKGKKLYAHYCMHCHGENGRQNEGFNWSSMTDPKPKDLSNKSEMGTFKDEDIFATISRDMKDTSPNGDKIGDDEFAVPTMPTFKYTLSEEEIWGIVGYVRSLHGKKLEFNVEGRKKELQDALQAADQKYKEAERLEQEAEKKASDEADKKGVEVDDNAYAKEMQAMGQAKKELDLATAAVANFTTRPGKGVNIARPDLNMKPDAAAKLVEVGKQIYVTKYGCNGCHKIGDEGGKVGPALDRAGYRLNPTWVYRWLRNPQAMKPDTRMPSLGLNDADAKAVALYLKTLRAPKPDQPLGKVGE